A region from the Cryptosporangium arvum DSM 44712 genome encodes:
- a CDS encoding sugar ABC transporter substrate-binding protein yields the protein MKKFAVAGVVVGLFLAVAGCSGTGQEKGADEASDLDLTYAIVTHGAPGDAFWDRVKSGAERAGKDYGVKVEYSSDADPAKQSQLVDGAVADKVDGVIVSMANPDGLEQSVKNAVAAGIPVITINSGIDKWKEFGAMTHIGQSEEIAGNAVGARLKTAGWKNALCVIQEAGNVGLEERCKAVTATMGGKVTNLQVDGTDDNAVQATITSKLQADKTIDGVLTLGGQYAIDAVSAVGEAGSSAKVATFDLSADVIKNIQDGKIEFAVDQQPFVQGYAAVTALYLKSINGNDFGGGQPVYSGPAFITKENADAVGKFAAKGTR from the coding sequence ATGAAGAAGTTCGCCGTCGCCGGAGTGGTCGTCGGTCTGTTCCTCGCCGTGGCCGGGTGCAGTGGCACCGGTCAGGAGAAGGGCGCCGACGAAGCGAGCGATTTGGACCTCACGTACGCGATCGTCACGCACGGTGCGCCCGGTGACGCGTTCTGGGACCGGGTCAAATCCGGTGCCGAGCGGGCGGGCAAGGACTACGGCGTGAAAGTTGAGTACTCCTCGGACGCCGACCCGGCCAAGCAGTCGCAGCTCGTCGACGGCGCGGTGGCCGACAAGGTCGACGGCGTCATCGTCTCGATGGCCAACCCCGACGGGCTCGAGCAGTCGGTGAAGAACGCGGTCGCCGCCGGGATCCCGGTGATCACGATCAACTCCGGCATCGACAAGTGGAAAGAGTTCGGCGCGATGACCCACATCGGTCAGAGCGAGGAGATCGCGGGCAACGCGGTCGGCGCCAGGCTCAAGACCGCGGGCTGGAAGAACGCGCTCTGCGTCATCCAGGAGGCCGGCAACGTCGGGCTCGAGGAGCGGTGCAAGGCGGTGACCGCGACGATGGGCGGCAAGGTGACGAACCTGCAGGTCGACGGCACCGACGACAACGCGGTGCAGGCGACGATCACCTCGAAGCTGCAGGCCGACAAGACGATCGACGGTGTGCTCACGCTGGGCGGCCAGTACGCGATCGACGCGGTGAGCGCGGTCGGGGAGGCGGGGTCGTCGGCGAAGGTCGCCACGTTCGACCTCTCCGCCGACGTCATCAAGAACATCCAGGACGGCAAGATCGAGTTCGCGGTCGACCAGCAGCCGTTCGTGCAGGGCTACGCCGCCGTGACCGCGCTCTACCTCAAGAGCATCAACGGCAACGACTTCGGCGGTGGCCAGCCGGTGTACTCCGGTCCGGCGTTCATCACCAAGGAGAACGCGGACGCGGTCGGCAAGTTCGCGGCCAAGGGCACCCGGTGA